Within Methanotorris formicicus Mc-S-70, the genomic segment ATAGGCATTCCATTGATAGCGTTCTCATTATCCACATGGATTCCAGGAATGCAGAGGAAAATCCAAGCAAGAATACAACAAAGAATAGGACCTTCAATAGCAACTCCTGGATTTTGGGCATTATTTAAATTTCTCTACAAAATTCCAAAAGAGCCAGTAGCGAAGATGCCAAATTTATACAAAACTCTTCCTCTTGTTAGTTTTGTTGTTTTGTGGGCAGTTTTTGCATTAACAACATTAATACATTATCATATACTTTCAAATGAGATTGGTCTTATTGGACTTTTGAAAATAGAAGAAATGGTTTACATTATAATGGGTTCATTATCAAATACAGTAATGGGTATTAGAATGCCGTTTATTGATGAATGTAAAGGAAGTGGTTTTTTAGGGACAATAAAAATGACGCTTGAACAACTTGGGGCAGTTAGGGCATTTAAAATGATTACTATCGGTTCATTTCCATTCTATTTAGCAACATTTATCCCATTTATCTCACAACACAGCATATTTTTAAAGGATGTTGTAGGGAATATGTTTTTATTTACACTTGGGGGTTTATTTGGGGCGTTGTGTTATTTAATTGGATATATAATAATGCTAAAGGAATACCCATTCTCAATCATGCACACAAAGGCAGATGTTATTGAAGGGCCTACAATGGAATATTCAGCAAAATATAGAGCGCTTTATTTGTGTGTTAAGGAACTTTTGATGATAACACTTGGAAGTTTATTCGCTACTTTGTATTTGGGTATTGCTCCAGATATAAGCAATCCAATAACTATCGTGATAAATCTTGCAGTTGCTATGTTATTCCCAATAATCGCTGCTATAGTTAATGCATTCACACCGGTGTTTACATTTAGGCAGGTTTATCCAATGTCACTATTTGCAACAACTTTGGG encodes:
- a CDS encoding respiratory chain complex I subunit 1 family protein, with protein sequence MIEEILSAIGIPLIAFSLSTWIPGMQRKIQARIQQRIGPSIATPGFWALFKFLYKIPKEPVAKMPNLYKTLPLVSFVVLWAVFALTTLIHYHILSNEIGLIGLLKIEEMVYIIMGSLSNTVMGIRMPFIDECKGSGFLGTIKMTLEQLGAVRAFKMITIGSFPFYLATFIPFISQHSIFLKDVVGNMFLFTLGGLFGALCYLIGYIIMLKEYPFSIMHTKADVIEGPTMEYSAKYRALYLCVKELLMITLGSLFATLYLGIAPDISNPITIVINLAVAMLFPIIAAIVNAFTPVFTFRQVYPMSLFATTLGIIGVLCTLLGI